In Camelina sativa cultivar DH55 chromosome 16, Cs, whole genome shotgun sequence, a single window of DNA contains:
- the LOC109129446 gene encoding uncharacterized protein At3g60930, chloroplastic-like translates to MMLPPGDPYTPETVPPGYCCAYTTYFEQCGLVFPIPGIILRILQRLRIAFPQMCPNFVRHVIGLYTRGREVGLELGVDDILRLCQIKHNSGFPGTLYTCRRQDREIIQAIPGKDDRWREKYFYFRVSPASVGDFNFARLPTQWAVCVDSGDHLNTHAVQALTERLRGGEIRWSLFSRACIITALNAPVIQALVPAVPPGVPSQPIPADRPRRNRFEHLPARQGMMTSHAINTPTHPRISSSSSSSTPLLAMTRKPTLRELREQAQPSRRVRAGDVDAALASAFQAARPEPVQTGSEEVNQAVATPAGSSAPPREVMLVSSRSTPSEPAPPQKRARAEGPRTSKDQNRESRESRLVGDQNEHPGGEQAAYGNGSSTSRSFGEGSHGEGGEAYINAMASQAQAEGCPPISRARDNDCPEASQEREAVSAGKVDSLDHEIASLRASQEKLVEVEAELASAKVAQAKAAGDRDLLLKENRWLKEKSAEAGRLHAETTRKVVYEAKMRMSQDYRSILDSVKSKWELKKQKSKVDGDLAEIESNLLMIKQISEGKITVEDELKTLESQKAAVTIRSDSLAVSDFSVSKLDLPQVSEDSIAPMEIDTGTGVPRGFDEHRSNAKGTPDLEAGTGEEDA, encoded by the exons ATGATGCTTCCTCCCGGAGACCCTTATACCCCGGAGACCGTTCCCCCGGGTTACTGTTGTGCATACACAACATACTTTGAACAATGCGGGTTGGTATTCCCCATTCCCGGGATCATCCTCCGGATTCTCCAACGTCTTCGAATAGCGTTTCCCCAGATGTGTCCGAACTTCGTTCGACACGTGATCGGACTCTACACAAGGGGTCGTGAAGTTGGACTCGAACTTGGAGTCGACGATATCCTCCGGTTGTGTCAGATCAAACATAACTCGGGTTTTCCCGGGACGCTCTACACATGCCGCCGCCAGGACCGAGAAATCATCCAGGCGATCCCTGGCAAAGATGACCGGTGGAGAGAGAAGTATTTCTACTTCCGCGTCTCTCCGGCGTCGGTGGGAGATTTCAACTTCGCCCGCCTGCCTACTCAATGGGCCGTTTGCGTCG ACTCCGGAGATCACCTAAATACTCATGCGGTCCAGGCACTGACTGAGAGACTACGAGGAGGCGAAATACGGTGGAGTTTGTTCTCACGAGCCTGCATCATTACAGCACTCAACGCCCCAGTGATTCAAGCTCTTGTTCCTGCCGTTCCCCCGGGGGTCCCGAGCCAACCAATTCCCGCCGATCGTCCAAGAAGGAACAGATTCGAGCATCTCCCTGCTCGCCAAGGTATGATGACTTCGCATGCAATAAA TACTCCAACCCATCCTCGCATATCGAGCTCGTCGTCCTCCTCAACCCCTCTACTCGCTATGACCAGGAAGCCAACACTCCGCGAATTGAGGGAGCAAGCCCAGCCCTCCCGCCGAGTTCGCGCAGGGGATGTGGACGCCGCTCTGGCTTCCGCTTTTCAAGCCGCTCGCCCTGAACCCGTACAAACGGGAAGTGAGGAAGTAAACCAAGCCGTGGCCACCCCGGCTGGATCTTCTGCCCCACCTCGGGAGGTGATGCTAGTCAGCTCGAGGTCTACTCCCAGCGAGCCGGCGCCTCCCCAGAAGAGAGCTCGCGCAGAGGGCCCGCGAACTAGCAAGGACCAAAACCGCGAGAGCAGGGAAAGCCGCCTTGTGGGTGACCAGAACGAACATCCGGGAGGAGAGCAGGCCGCGTATGGAAACGGATCATCGACGAGCC GTTCCTTTGGTGAAGGATCTCACGGAGAGGGAGGCGAGGCGTACATTAACGCTATGGCCTCCCAGGCGCAG GCTGAAGGATGTCCTCCAATCAGCCGAGCTCGAGATAACGACTGCCCTGAAGCTTCCCAGGAAAGGGAGGCTGTTTCCGCTGGCAAGGTCGATTCCCTCGACCACGAGATCGCCTCCCTAAGGGCTTCCCAGGAGAAGTTGGTGGAAGTTGAGGCTGAGCTCGCTTCGGCTAAGGTCGCTCAAGCGAAGGCCGCGGGAGATCGCGACCTCCTCCTGAAGGAGAACAGGTGGCTAAAGGAGAAATCGGCGGAGGCGGGGCGGTTGCATGCTGAGACGACCCGGAAGGTGGTCTACGAGGCAAAGATGAGGATGTCGCAAGACTACCGGTCGATCCTAGACTCCGTGAAGAGCAAGTGGgagctgaagaagcagaaaTCCAAAGTCGACGGAGATCTCGCGGAGATAGAGTCCAACCTGCTTATGATCAAACAGATCAGTGAAGGTAAGATCACGGTGGAAGATGAGCTCAAGACCCTGGAGAGTCAGAAGGCGGCGGTTACCATCCGTTCTGACTCTCTGGCAGTTTCGGACTTCTCCGTGAGCAAACTCGACCTCCCTCAGGTGTCAGAGGATTCAATCGCCCCGATGGAGATTGACACGGGGACCGGGGTTCCTCGCGGTTTTGACGAACACAGGAGCAATGCCAAGGGTACACCTGATCTGGAGGCGGGCACGGGGGAAGAGGATGCTTGA
- the LOC104753407 gene encoding regulator of nonsense transcripts 1 homolog, with protein sequence MGGYTEAGWEPGHIRSYCPKLQPVVVAALQQVQPGGQPVVRIEQALWVYTTVETGGTSAGAITESAGMWEISESVQELSELLENTSGSHIVNHLVRAKHKEVCLHRDSPLGETILECYNCGCRNVFLLGFISAKTDSVVVLLCRDPCLNVNALKDMNWDLSQWCPLIDDRCFLPWLVKGPSEQEQLRARQISAQQINKIEELWKTNPDCR encoded by the exons atgggaggctacaCAGAGGCCGGATG ggagccgGGGCACATCAGGTcatattgtcccaagttgcagccggtagtgGTGGcggcgttgcagcaggtgcagccgggagggcagccgGTGgtacggattgagcaggcgctaTGGGTGTACACTACTGTTGAGACTGGTGGGACCAGTgccggagcgatcacag agagtgcgggtatGTGGGAGATCTCGGAGAGCGTAcaagagttgtcagagttgctggag AACACTTCGGGCTCGCATATTGTGAATCATCTG GTTCGAGCTAAACACAAGGAAGTTTGTCTCCATAGAGACAGTCCACTAGGGGAAACAATTCTTGAATGCTACAACTGTGGGTGTCGAAATGTCTTTCTCCTCGGTTTCATCTCAGCAAAGACAGACAGTGTCGTCGTCCTTCTCTGTAGAGATCCTTGTTTAAATGTTAATGCCCTCAAGGATATGAACTGGGACCTAAGTCAGTGGTGTCCCTTGATTGACGATAGGTGTTTCCTCCCCTGGCTTGTTAAG GGTCCATCAGAGCAGGAACAGCTGCGGGCACGCCAAATTAGCGCACAGCAAATAAACAAGATAGAGGAATTATGGAAGACAAATCCAGATTGTAGATAA
- the LOC104749915 gene encoding anthranilate synthase alpha subunit 2, chloroplastic, which produces MSAVSISAVKSDFSTFEAISVTHHRTPPPQNFPSLRFPLSLKSPPATSLNLDGGSKLLHVSRLPCIKCSSSSYTPPLDLSEEQFIKFKQASEKGNLVPLYRCVFSDHLTPILAYRCLVKEDDRDAPSFLFESVEPGLQSSNIGRYSVVGAQPTIEIVAKGNVVTVMDHGAGLRTEEEVEDPMMVPQKIMDEWKPQRIDELPEAFCGGWVGYFSYDTVRYVEKKKLPFSNAPEDDRSLPDVHLGLYDDVIVFDHVEKKAYVIHWVRIDKDRSVEDNFTDGMNRLESLTSRIQDQRPPKMPTGFIKLRTQLFGPKLEKSTMTSEAYKEAVVEAKEHILSGDIFQIVLSQRFERRTFADPFEIYRALRIVNPSPYMAYLQARGCILVASSPEILLRSKNRKITNRPLAGTVRRGKTPKEDLMLEKELLSDEKQCAEHIMLVDLGRNDVGKVSKPGSVEVEKLMNIERYSHVMHISSTVKGELLDNLTSWDALRAALPVGTVSGAPKVKAMELIDKLEVTRRGPYSGGFGGISFNGDMDIALALRTMVFPTNTRYDTLYSYKHPQRRREWIAHIQAGAGVVADSNPDDEHRECENKAAALARAIDLAESSFLESPEEVTIVTPPHINNV; this is translated from the exons ATGTCGGCCGTTTCAATCTCCGCCGTCAAATCTGACTTTTCCACCTTCGAAGCCATATCCGTTACACACCATCGGACTCCGCCGCCACAAAATTTTCCTTCTCTCCGGTTTCCACTATCGCTCAAGTCCCCGCCGGCTACTTCTCTTAACCTTGACGGTGGATCAAAACTCCTCCACGTCTCGCGTCTTCCTTGTATCAAatgctcatcttcttcatatACTCCGCCGTTAG ATTTATCGGAGGAAcagtttataaaatttaaacaagcATCGGAAAAGGGGAACTTAGTTCCTCTATACCGATGTGTATTCTCGGATCATTTGACTCCGATACTTGCTTACCGATGTTTGGTGAAAGAAGACGATAGAGATGCTCCTAGCTTCTTGTTTGAGTCTGTGGAGCCTGGTTTGCAATCCTCCAACATC GGGAGGTATAGTGTAGTTGGAGCTCAGCCCACAATAGAAATCGTGGCAAAGGGGAATGTAGTTACTGTGATGGACCATGGAGCTGGTCTTAGGACTGAGGAGGAAGTGGAAGATCCAATGATGGTTCCTCAGAAAATCATGGATGAGTGGAAACCACAACGCATTGATGAATTGCCTGAAGCTTTCTGCG GTGGTTGGGTTGGATACTTCTCATATGACACTGTACGTTatgttgagaagaagaagcttccttTTTCAAATGCTCCAGAGGATGATAGGAGTCTTCCTGATGTTCATTTGGGCCTTTATGATGATGTGATCGTTTTTGATCATGTCGAGAAG AAAGCATATGTGATCCACTGGGTGCGGATAGATAAGGATCGTTCTGTTGAAGATAATTTTACTGATGGAATGAATCGGTTGGAATCTCTAACCTCCAGAATTCAAGACCAAAGACC CCCCAAGATGCCTACTGGTTTCATAAAACTACGCACTCAGCTCTTCGGTCCTAAACTGGAGAAATCAACTATGACGAGTGAGGCGTACAAGGAGGCAGTGGTGGAAGCCAAAGAACATATCTTGTCTGGGGACATCTTTCAGATAGTTCTTAGTCAGAGATTTGAAAGGCGGACATTTGCTGACCCATTTGAGATATATAGAGCTCTTAGGATTGTAAATCCAAGTCCCTACATGGCCTATTTACAG GCTAGAGGATGCATATTAGTTGCTTCAAGTCCAGAAATATTGTTACGTTCAAAAAAT AGGAAAATTACCAATCGCCCCCTTGCTGGAACTGTCAGAAGAGGAAAGACACCTAAAGAAGATCTAATGCTGGAAAAAGAGCTCTTAAGCGATGAAAAACAATGCGCAGAGCATATTATGCTTGTTGATTTGGGAAGGAACGATGTTGGCAAG GTTTCAAAGCCCGGTTCTGTGGAGGTTGAGAAGCTCATGAATATAGAACGGTATTCACATGTCATGCACATTAGCTCCACG GTAAAAGGCGAATTACTAGATAATCTAACAAGCTGGGACGCTCTTAGAGCTGCACTTCCAGTTGGAACCGTCAGTGGAGCCCCAAag GTAAAAGCCATGGAGCTAATAGATAAACTTGAAGTAACAAGGCGTGGTCCTTACAGTGGAGGCTTTGGAGGCATTTCGTTTAATGGAGACATGGACATTGCCTTGGCTCTTAGAACAATGGTCTTCCCAACAAATACCCGTTATGACACATTATACTCTTACAAGCATCCTCAGAGACGTCGAGAGTGGATTGCTCATATCCAGGCTGGAGCTGGGGTTGTTGCAGACAGTAACCCTGATGATGAACATAGAGAGTGTGAGAATAAAGCAGCGGCTTTAGCACGAGCCATCGATCTTGCTGAGTCTTCCTTTCTTGAGTCACCTGAGGAGGTTACCATAGTCACACCTCCTCACATCAACAATGTCTGA
- the LOC104749916 gene encoding pleckstrin homology domain-containing protein 1-like, whose translation MESIWRIATGQDPNREDYEGIEFWSNPERSGWLTKQGDYIKTWRRRWFVLKRGKLLWFKDQAAAGIRGSTPRGVISVGDCLTVKGAEDVVNKPFAFELSSGGYTMFFIADNEKEKEEWINSIGRSIVQHSRSVTDSEVLDYDHRR comes from the coding sequence atggagagtaTCTGGCGAATCGCGACGGGCCAAGATCCGAACCGTGAAGATTACGAAGGGATCGAGTTCTGGTCAAACCCGGAGCGTTCTGGTTGGCTGACGAAGCAAGGCGATTACATCAAAACCTGGCGCCGCCGTTGGTTCGTTCTCAAACGAGGGAAGCTTCTCTGGTTCAAAGATCAAGCCGCTGCTGGAATTCGCGGATCTACGCCGCGTGGTGTGATCTCCGTCGGTGATTGTCTCACCGTGAAAGGAGCTGAGGATGTTGTCAACAAGCCTTTCGCGTTTGAGCTGTCTAGTGGTGGCTATACCATGTTCTTCATCGCTGATAacgagaaggagaaagaagagtggATTAATTCGATTGGAAGGTCGATTGTGCAGCACTCGAGGTCTGTGACTGATTCTGAGGTCCTCGATTACGATCACAGgcggtga